The following proteins come from a genomic window of Corallococcus sp. NCRR:
- the pgsA gene encoding CDP-diacylglycerol--glycerol-3-phosphate 3-phosphatidyltransferase, with translation MATERALRKQRKREERARRRASRRPSILVQEFWNLPNMLTLGRILLIPVFVWLTYDADPLHSLLAALVFAVAAITDVIDGYLARRWNLITVVGKFMDPLADKLIAMAALVMMVRLGRIAAWVVIVLLAREFIVTGLRTIAASEGMVIAAGQEGKWKTSLQLVGIISLCVHYVHPLDVGFRTVTVDYNQVGKVLVYLSGAFSVWSAVVYFRAFLNMLARRGSTDPDAKSV, from the coding sequence ATGGCCACCGAGCGAGCCCTCAGGAAGCAGCGCAAGCGCGAGGAGCGGGCCCGCCGCCGCGCGTCCCGCCGTCCCAGCATCCTGGTGCAGGAGTTCTGGAACCTGCCCAACATGCTGACGCTGGGGCGCATCCTCCTCATCCCCGTGTTCGTCTGGCTCACGTACGACGCGGATCCGCTGCACTCGCTGCTGGCCGCCCTGGTGTTCGCGGTGGCCGCCATCACCGACGTGATCGACGGCTACCTGGCCCGCCGCTGGAACCTCATCACCGTGGTGGGCAAGTTCATGGATCCGCTGGCGGACAAGCTCATCGCCATGGCCGCCCTGGTGATGATGGTGCGCCTGGGCCGCATCGCCGCCTGGGTCGTCATCGTGCTGCTCGCCCGCGAGTTCATCGTCACCGGCCTGCGCACCATCGCCGCCAGCGAGGGCATGGTCATCGCCGCGGGGCAGGAGGGGAAGTGGAAGACGTCCCTCCAACTGGTGGGGATCATCTCCCTGTGCGTCCACTACGTGCACCCGCTGGACGTGGGCTTCCGCACCGTCACCGTGGACTACAATCAGGTGGGCAAGGTGCTGGTGTACCTGTCCGGTGCGTTCTCCGTGTGGAGCGCGGTCGTCTACTTCCGCGCGTTCCTCAACATGCTCGCCCGCCGGGGCAGCACGGATCCGGATGCGAAAAGTGTTTGA
- a CDS encoding tetratricopeptide repeat protein: MTTRTKGTKPPGPADEEFLQQLQRGSELLGAGKVTEAKDFLERAHQLQPRHEKAQNLLGLTYFKLGLFDRAADLYEMLVRDNPVDPTLRVNLGLVYLKTNALQRAAREFETATDLAPDHKKAHNYLGLTFAQMGEYGRAREHFLLSGSDAMAEKMSRAIAGEVYSRPPAPPAPARPREEELPAAPPAPVSSSGESDWGAQFGLDEAPRSPRAAATPPPQAAAKAPDDDLLFAEDEGPPAPADSSPAGAQVQEDEDPSLAAGASTYEEDAELAATTDADTSGADVEVADELPPTPVSEEIEVSEEPPVLASDLESEPGDAFADTFAALATSEPPSTTRPAESLPVPRPAEPPATPRPAEPIPLTRAAEPSSSPDAAAGVNPPVLTAWVPSVALPGAAPGQSFTQSASLMALAVEGELLTRLEGLVAVRGQVTFEPEMKRFRGRATDKPFGEGDQAMVRARGQGTLHLEPVSGRQWVAISLDDESVYLRDACVFAFEEPVVFENGRVPSDLAQDLDLVHLRGQGRVLLSLTGPLRSVPVAMDQPATVPLTHLVGWVGNLTPRVVPLVTSAGGETLKAAVELGGEGFALIALGVR, translated from the coding sequence ATGACGACGCGCACGAAGGGGACGAAGCCGCCGGGCCCCGCTGACGAGGAGTTCCTGCAGCAGCTGCAGCGCGGAAGCGAGCTGCTGGGCGCCGGCAAGGTCACCGAAGCGAAGGACTTCCTGGAGCGTGCGCACCAGCTCCAGCCGCGCCACGAGAAGGCCCAGAACCTCCTGGGCCTGACGTATTTCAAGCTGGGCCTCTTCGACCGCGCCGCGGACCTGTACGAGATGCTCGTGCGGGACAACCCGGTGGACCCCACGTTGCGGGTGAACCTGGGGCTCGTCTACCTGAAGACGAACGCGCTCCAGCGCGCGGCGCGCGAGTTCGAGACGGCCACCGACCTGGCCCCGGACCACAAGAAGGCCCACAACTACCTGGGCCTGACCTTCGCCCAGATGGGCGAGTACGGCCGCGCGCGCGAGCACTTCCTCTTGTCCGGCAGCGACGCCATGGCGGAGAAGATGTCGCGCGCCATCGCGGGGGAGGTCTACAGCCGTCCGCCCGCGCCCCCCGCGCCGGCCCGTCCGCGCGAGGAGGAGCTCCCCGCCGCGCCGCCCGCGCCCGTGTCCTCCTCCGGAGAGAGTGACTGGGGCGCCCAGTTCGGTCTGGATGAGGCGCCCCGGAGTCCTCGCGCCGCCGCCACGCCGCCGCCCCAGGCCGCCGCGAAGGCGCCGGACGACGACCTGCTCTTCGCGGAGGACGAAGGCCCGCCCGCCCCTGCGGACTCCTCGCCCGCCGGGGCGCAGGTCCAGGAGGACGAGGACCCCAGCCTCGCCGCCGGTGCGAGCACCTACGAGGAGGACGCGGAGCTCGCCGCCACCACGGACGCGGACACCTCCGGGGCCGACGTCGAGGTCGCCGACGAGCTGCCGCCCACGCCGGTGTCGGAGGAGATCGAGGTCTCCGAGGAGCCGCCCGTCCTCGCGTCCGACCTGGAGTCGGAGCCCGGTGACGCCTTCGCGGACACCTTCGCCGCGCTGGCCACGAGCGAGCCGCCCTCCACGACCCGGCCCGCCGAGTCGCTTCCGGTGCCCCGGCCCGCCGAGCCGCCTGCGACGCCCCGGCCCGCCGAGCCGATTCCGCTGACCCGCGCCGCCGAGCCGTCTTCCTCGCCGGACGCCGCAGCGGGCGTGAACCCTCCCGTGCTCACCGCGTGGGTGCCCTCGGTGGCACTGCCGGGCGCGGCGCCGGGCCAGTCCTTCACCCAGAGCGCGTCCCTCATGGCGCTCGCGGTGGAGGGCGAGCTGCTCACGCGCCTGGAGGGGCTGGTCGCCGTGCGCGGCCAGGTCACCTTCGAGCCGGAGATGAAGCGCTTCCGGGGCCGGGCCACGGACAAGCCCTTTGGCGAGGGCGACCAGGCCATGGTGCGCGCCCGGGGGCAGGGGACGCTGCACCTGGAGCCCGTGTCCGGGCGGCAGTGGGTGGCCATCTCCCTGGATGACGAGTCCGTCTACCTGCGCGACGCGTGCGTCTTCGCCTTCGAGGAGCCCGTCGTCTTCGAGAACGGCCGCGTGCCGTCGGACCTGGCCCAGGACCTGGACCTGGTGCACCTGCGCGGGCAGGGGCGGGTGCTGCTCAGCCTGACGGGCCCGCTGCGCTCGGTGCCGGTGGCCATGGACCAGCCGGCGACGGTGCCCCTCACGCACCTGGTGGGCTGGGTGGGCAACCTCACGCCCCGCGTGGTGCCGCTCGTGACATCCGCTGGCGGGGAGACACTGAAGGCGGCGGTGGAGCTGGGCGGTGAAGGATTTGCCCTCATCGCACTCGGGGTCCGGTAG
- a CDS encoding lytic transglycosylase domain-containing protein produces the protein MRVLTALVVLLTAVLPAAAADGIYSYVEKDGTIVYTNVPPGGARKARKLSGTFTPAPAKSAPVRGRSRTPTELDPHITNAALRYRIPPALVRAIMHTESNFNPNALSHKGASGLMQLMPGTASDMYVKDIFDSKDNIEGGVRYLRVLANMFDGDMVKMVAAYNAGPDAVKKYGGQVPPYAETQEYVRKVLQLYQHYKERERLAQAEASSREPTPENDDAHEGDEAAGPR, from the coding sequence ATGCGTGTCCTGACCGCCCTCGTCGTCCTGCTGACCGCCGTCCTCCCGGCCGCCGCCGCGGACGGCATCTACAGCTACGTGGAGAAGGACGGCACCATCGTCTACACGAACGTGCCTCCGGGAGGCGCGCGCAAGGCCCGCAAGCTGTCCGGGACCTTCACGCCCGCGCCGGCCAAGTCCGCTCCCGTGCGGGGCCGCTCGCGCACGCCCACGGAGCTGGATCCGCACATCACCAACGCGGCGCTGCGCTACCGCATCCCGCCCGCGTTGGTGCGCGCCATCATGCACACGGAGAGCAACTTCAACCCGAACGCGCTCAGCCACAAGGGCGCCAGCGGGCTGATGCAGCTCATGCCGGGCACCGCGTCGGACATGTACGTGAAGGACATCTTCGACTCGAAGGACAACATCGAGGGCGGCGTCCGCTACCTGCGCGTGCTGGCCAATATGTTCGACGGCGACATGGTGAAGATGGTCGCCGCGTACAACGCCGGGCCTGACGCGGTGAAGAAGTACGGAGGCCAGGTGCCGCCGTACGCCGAGACGCAGGAATACGTGCGCAAGGTCCTCCAGCTCTACCAACACTACAAGGAGCGCGAGCGGCTCGCCCAGGCCGAGGCCAGCAGCCGTGAGCCGACACCCGAGAATGACGACGCGCACGAAGGGGACGAAGCCGCCGGGCCCCGCTGA
- the nadB gene encoding L-aspartate oxidase — protein MPHRFDFLVMGGGVAGLSFALQAARHGTVAVLTKRERGEGNTAYAQGGIAGVLSPTDSFDAHIDDTLVAGAGLCHRDAVEVTVREGPARLKELVALGAAFDQRGGEFDLTREGGHSARRIIHAGDVTGREVQRALLAACDEQPNITFFQNTAAIDLILDRRPHAPAGSRCLGVYALMEDGSIERFLSKVTVLATGGAGKVYLYTSNPDVATGDGVAMAYRAGARVANMEFYQFHPTCLFHPEAKSFLISEALRGEGGKLRLKGGQTFMDRYHPMKDLAPRDVVARAIDAELKRTGNDCVYLDMTHLGRAYLTERFPNIYATCKAFNIDMAVQPIPVVPAAHYQCGGVVTDLHGRTNIPGLYAIGEVSCTGLHGANRLASNSLLEGLVFGHRAVQVASEELASLTLPKEDPPAWDSGSAVDSDESVVVTHNWDEIRRLMWNYVGIVRTDKRLMRARRRLELLREEIRDYYWRFKVTRDVIELRNIAEVAHLIVDCASRRKESRGLHYTLDYPHTDEHQGTRDTVLSREL, from the coding sequence ATGCCCCATCGGTTTGATTTCCTGGTCATGGGCGGCGGCGTGGCCGGACTGTCGTTCGCCCTGCAGGCGGCCCGGCACGGCACGGTCGCCGTGCTCACCAAGCGCGAGCGCGGCGAAGGCAACACCGCCTACGCGCAAGGGGGCATCGCCGGTGTGCTGTCCCCCACGGACAGCTTCGACGCGCACATCGACGACACGCTCGTCGCGGGCGCGGGCCTGTGCCACCGCGACGCGGTGGAGGTGACGGTGCGGGAAGGGCCCGCGCGCCTCAAGGAGCTGGTGGCGCTGGGCGCGGCCTTTGATCAGCGCGGCGGCGAGTTCGACCTCACGCGCGAAGGGGGCCACTCCGCCCGCCGGATCATCCACGCGGGAGACGTCACCGGCCGCGAGGTGCAGCGCGCGCTGCTGGCCGCGTGCGACGAGCAGCCCAACATCACCTTCTTCCAGAACACGGCCGCCATCGACCTCATCCTGGACCGGCGTCCACACGCCCCGGCCGGCAGCCGGTGCCTGGGCGTGTACGCGCTGATGGAGGACGGCTCCATCGAGCGGTTCCTGTCCAAGGTGACGGTGCTGGCCACGGGCGGCGCGGGCAAGGTGTACCTCTACACGTCCAACCCGGACGTCGCGACGGGTGACGGCGTGGCCATGGCGTACCGCGCGGGCGCGCGCGTGGCGAACATGGAGTTCTACCAGTTCCACCCCACGTGCCTCTTCCACCCGGAGGCCAAGAGCTTCCTCATCAGCGAGGCGCTGCGCGGCGAGGGCGGCAAGCTGCGGCTCAAGGGCGGCCAGACGTTCATGGACCGCTACCACCCCATGAAGGACCTGGCCCCGCGCGACGTGGTGGCGCGCGCCATCGACGCGGAGCTCAAGCGCACGGGCAACGACTGCGTCTACCTGGACATGACGCACCTGGGCCGCGCGTACCTCACCGAGCGCTTCCCCAACATCTACGCCACCTGCAAGGCCTTCAACATCGACATGGCCGTGCAGCCCATCCCCGTGGTGCCCGCGGCCCACTACCAGTGCGGCGGCGTGGTGACGGACCTGCACGGGCGCACCAACATCCCGGGCCTCTACGCCATCGGCGAGGTGTCCTGCACGGGCCTGCACGGCGCGAACCGGCTCGCGTCCAACTCGCTCCTGGAGGGCCTGGTCTTCGGCCACCGCGCGGTGCAGGTGGCCTCCGAGGAGCTGGCGTCGCTGACGCTGCCGAAGGAGGACCCGCCCGCCTGGGACTCCGGCAGCGCGGTGGACTCCGACGAGAGCGTGGTCGTCACCCACAACTGGGATGAGATCCGCCGGCTGATGTGGAACTACGTGGGCATCGTCCGCACGGACAAGCGGCTGATGCGCGCACGGCGCCGGCTGGAGCTCCTGCGCGAGGAGATCCGCGACTACTACTGGCGCTTCAAGGTCACCCGCGACGTCATCGAGCTGCGCAACATCGCGGAGGTGGCGCACCTCATCGTGGACTGCGCGAGCCGCCGCAAGGAGAGCCGGGGGCTGCACTACACCCTGGACTACCCGCACACGGACGAGCACCAGGGCACGCGCGACACCGTCCTCTCCCGGGAGCTGTGA
- a CDS encoding rhomboid family intramembrane serine protease — protein MSRPRRMLDDLPGPSGLGDTQDPTPRGQGGDGPPPGPPQTQRALPTPYVCFAIIAGAVGMFALSRSLGRPLVIDGTNYGIVGPLALYGPWVQAGEYWRLLGMVFEHGGPMHLLFNMLAVYSLGASLERGIGSLRFLGLSLVTALGGSAFALFFNFDTVTVGASGMILGWGGAMLPILTQQGRREHMFWLVQVAVISLLPGVSWAGHLGGFLFGLPCGMALRLGPKVYARAIPVLLFIAAALAVVAAHPGRLGGL, from the coding sequence ATGTCCCGTCCGCGCCGCATGCTGGATGACCTCCCCGGCCCCTCCGGGCTGGGAGACACGCAGGACCCCACGCCTCGAGGACAGGGCGGGGATGGACCGCCCCCGGGCCCGCCCCAGACCCAGCGCGCGCTGCCCACGCCCTACGTCTGCTTCGCCATCATCGCGGGCGCGGTGGGGATGTTCGCCCTCAGCAGGTCCCTGGGCCGGCCGCTCGTCATCGACGGGACGAACTACGGCATTGTGGGGCCGCTGGCGCTCTACGGGCCGTGGGTCCAGGCGGGCGAGTACTGGCGCCTGCTGGGCATGGTGTTCGAGCACGGCGGGCCCATGCACCTGCTCTTCAACATGCTCGCCGTGTATTCGCTGGGCGCGTCGCTGGAGCGCGGCATCGGGAGCCTGAGGTTCCTGGGGCTGTCGCTCGTCACCGCGCTGGGCGGCTCCGCGTTCGCGCTCTTCTTCAACTTCGACACCGTGACGGTGGGCGCGTCCGGGATGATCCTCGGCTGGGGCGGCGCGATGCTGCCCATCCTCACCCAGCAGGGCCGCCGGGAGCACATGTTCTGGCTCGTGCAGGTGGCGGTCATCAGCCTGCTGCCCGGGGTGAGCTGGGCGGGGCACCTGGGCGGCTTCCTCTTCGGCCTGCCCTGCGGCATGGCCCTGCGCCTGGGCCCGAAGGTCTACGCGCGCGCCATCCCCGTCCTGCTGTTCATCGCCGCGGCGCTGGCCGTGGTCGCCGCCCATCCCGGGCGCCTTGGAGGCCTCTGA
- a CDS encoding TIGR00730 family Rossman fold protein gives MAESPVRSVCVFCGSRSGARAEYREAATRMGAALAKRGLTLVYGGASVGLMGAVADAVIANGGKAVGVLPHFMDAKELAHPRLTELHRVDSMHSRKALMAERSDAFVALPGGFGTLDELFEIVTWAQLGLHRKPMGLLDVDGFFQPLLAMAKQMVDAGFVPETQGTPFAVNASADALLDRLLAGPTMPLTSKWLKDGQQT, from the coding sequence ATGGCTGAATCCCCCGTGCGCAGCGTCTGCGTCTTCTGTGGCTCGCGCTCCGGCGCGCGCGCCGAGTACCGCGAGGCCGCCACCAGGATGGGCGCCGCGCTGGCGAAGCGGGGCCTGACGCTCGTCTACGGCGGCGCCAGCGTGGGGCTGATGGGCGCGGTGGCGGACGCGGTCATCGCCAACGGCGGCAAGGCCGTGGGCGTGCTGCCCCACTTCATGGACGCGAAGGAGCTGGCCCACCCGCGGCTGACGGAGCTGCACCGGGTGGACTCCATGCACTCGCGCAAGGCGCTGATGGCCGAGCGCTCGGACGCCTTCGTCGCCCTGCCCGGCGGCTTCGGCACGCTGGATGAGCTCTTCGAGATCGTCACCTGGGCGCAGCTGGGCCTGCACAGGAAGCCCATGGGCCTGTTGGACGTGGACGGCTTCTTCCAGCCGCTGCTCGCGATGGCGAAGCAGATGGTGGACGCGGGCTTCGTCCCGGAGACGCAGGGCACGCCCTTCGCGGTGAATGCCTCGGCGGACGCGCTCCTGGACCGCCTGCTCGCGGGGCCCACGATGCCGCTCACGTCGAAGTGGCTGAAGGACGGCCAGCAGACCTGA
- the pyrE gene encoding orotate phosphoribosyltransferase: MAETLERDRARLLEVLTQRSFERRRVVLSSGKESDFYIDCKRTALLAEGHYLIGRLLLEAIRRDAPSAVAAGGLTLGADPLASAVSLTSFLEGGEKPLHAFIVRKEPKGHGTGQWIEGLSALGPGAPVAIVEDVVTTGASTLKAIERAKLEGLTVLGAFALVDRLEGGREAVEATGHRLTTLFTRKDFIP, encoded by the coding sequence ATGGCGGAAACGCTCGAACGCGACCGCGCCCGGCTCCTGGAGGTGCTCACGCAGCGCTCCTTCGAGCGCAGGCGCGTGGTGCTCTCCTCCGGCAAGGAGTCGGACTTCTACATCGACTGCAAGCGCACGGCGCTGCTCGCCGAGGGCCACTACCTCATCGGCCGGCTGCTGCTGGAGGCCATCCGGCGCGACGCTCCGTCCGCGGTGGCCGCGGGCGGCCTGACGCTGGGCGCGGATCCGCTCGCGTCCGCGGTGAGCCTGACCAGCTTCCTGGAGGGCGGCGAGAAGCCCCTGCATGCGTTCATCGTGCGCAAGGAGCCCAAGGGCCACGGCACCGGCCAGTGGATTGAAGGCCTGTCCGCGCTGGGCCCCGGCGCCCCGGTGGCCATCGTGGAGGATGTCGTCACCACGGGCGCCTCCACGCTCAAGGCGATTGAACGCGCGAAGCTGGAGGGCCTGACGGTGCTGGGCGCCTTCGCGCTGGTGGACCGGCTGGAGGGTGGACGCGAGGCCGTGGAGGCCACCGGCCACCGCCTCACCACGCTGTTCACACGCAAGGACTTCATCCCGTGA
- a CDS encoding ParB/RepB/Spo0J family partition protein has protein sequence MDAEHRAEGQEGMPGTPGENATPSQQEGVSDASAPKHGEGASGDVTPEGAPQAEAGGAQTDLPGEGGQAAASATEASAGGQGSDTGAASGSDASSADGEGHGFSHSPAVSAAGGEGSRSDASEARDAEAGTDSSAAGGQGGADAAGQGEGTGSGAEASQGPGRYVELSSGESVQDASGTGSDGGGEAKDVLEEPRSGPVSGADDALLSSGIWDVASRASQEDAGSTGSGDGSEQGANDGAATSEGEPHAQAIEPRVMGQVTAMVLPLERLEEDTTFRLRDEGDVSELATDLARLGQLFPVDVRPRGEDRYQLICGFRRVAALRFLKRDQVQVRVHEELSDEDALLLSLAEAIHASPVEHDVLEAKRESLETEGRLTAPVRDMLEKALATEETLAPEGVEEEIDADELAVDVAQRMGALNQDLSLLADVFAALDESRKAELLMQLRYSAQLVAYLEGL, from the coding sequence ATGGACGCCGAGCACAGGGCCGAGGGACAGGAAGGGATGCCGGGCACACCTGGAGAGAACGCGACGCCGTCCCAGCAGGAGGGCGTGAGTGACGCGTCCGCGCCGAAGCATGGCGAGGGCGCGAGTGGAGACGTGACGCCGGAAGGTGCCCCCCAGGCTGAAGCGGGTGGGGCCCAGACCGACCTGCCCGGAGAGGGTGGGCAGGCCGCCGCGAGCGCGACCGAGGCCAGCGCTGGGGGCCAGGGTTCCGACACGGGCGCTGCCAGTGGCTCCGACGCGAGCTCGGCCGATGGCGAGGGCCACGGCTTCTCGCACAGCCCTGCTGTCAGCGCGGCCGGTGGCGAGGGCAGCCGCTCGGACGCCAGCGAGGCCCGCGACGCGGAGGCCGGGACGGATTCCAGCGCGGCTGGTGGGCAGGGCGGAGCGGACGCGGCCGGGCAGGGAGAGGGCACGGGGAGTGGCGCGGAGGCCTCTCAAGGCCCCGGCCGCTACGTGGAGCTGTCCTCGGGCGAGAGCGTCCAGGACGCGTCCGGGACGGGCAGCGACGGTGGCGGCGAGGCGAAGGACGTGCTGGAGGAGCCGCGCTCCGGTCCGGTGTCGGGCGCGGACGACGCGCTGCTGAGCTCCGGCATCTGGGACGTGGCGAGCCGTGCGAGCCAGGAGGACGCGGGCTCCACGGGCTCCGGAGACGGTTCGGAACAGGGCGCCAACGACGGCGCGGCGACTTCGGAAGGGGAGCCCCACGCGCAGGCCATCGAGCCGCGCGTGATGGGACAGGTGACGGCGATGGTGCTGCCGCTGGAGCGACTGGAGGAGGACACCACCTTCCGCCTGCGGGACGAGGGCGACGTGTCCGAGCTGGCGACGGACCTGGCGCGGCTGGGCCAGTTGTTCCCGGTGGACGTGCGCCCGCGTGGAGAGGACCGCTACCAGCTCATCTGCGGCTTCCGGCGCGTGGCGGCGCTGCGCTTCCTCAAGCGCGACCAGGTCCAGGTGCGCGTGCACGAGGAGCTGTCCGACGAGGACGCGCTCCTGTTGTCCCTGGCGGAGGCCATCCACGCCTCGCCGGTGGAGCACGACGTGCTGGAGGCCAAGCGCGAGTCGCTGGAAACCGAAGGCCGACTGACGGCGCCGGTGCGCGACATGCTGGAGAAGGCGCTCGCCACCGAGGAGACGCTGGCCCCGGAGGGCGTCGAGGAGGAGATCGACGCGGACGAACTGGCGGTGGACGTCGCGCAGCGCATGGGCGCCCTCAACCAGGACCTGTCGCTGCTCGCGGACGTGTTCGCCGCGCTGGACGAATCGCGCAAGGCGGAGTTGCTGATGCAGCTACGCTACTCGGCGCAGTTGGTGGCGTACCTGGAGGGTCTGTAG
- a CDS encoding bactofilin family protein yields MATAKDLAGNTVDNTVVGPSILISGRLTGDEDLTVRGRVEGELTLSRTLIVEPSGVVKANVAVKNAIVSGVVVGNINATESVELTREGRMVGDIRAPRVIIVDGASFRGRVDMGDVEPGRLPSERPAVARPQAVTRPTVRPGATPPRPPTPPAAPPRAAPTPPPPPARTQPATTAPATVVARPSAKPLPPPPPPAATTTRAPEPPRPAATEQASSAGAPVPRVMGAGAKKKVVVKKSR; encoded by the coding sequence GTGGCCACCGCGAAGGATCTTGCAGGCAACACCGTCGACAACACCGTGGTGGGGCCCTCCATCCTCATCAGCGGTCGGCTCACGGGTGACGAGGACCTCACGGTCCGCGGGCGCGTCGAGGGTGAGCTCACCCTCAGCCGCACCCTCATCGTGGAGCCGTCCGGCGTGGTGAAGGCCAACGTGGCGGTGAAGAACGCCATCGTCAGCGGCGTGGTGGTGGGCAACATCAACGCCACGGAGAGCGTGGAGCTCACCCGCGAAGGCCGCATGGTGGGCGACATCCGCGCCCCCCGCGTCATCATCGTGGACGGCGCCAGCTTCCGCGGCCGCGTGGACATGGGCGACGTGGAACCGGGCCGGCTGCCGTCCGAGCGCCCCGCCGTGGCCCGCCCCCAGGCGGTGACGCGTCCCACGGTGCGTCCGGGCGCCACCCCGCCGCGTCCTCCGACGCCGCCGGCCGCCCCGCCGCGCGCCGCCCCGACGCCGCCCCCGCCTCCCGCGCGCACGCAGCCCGCGACGACGGCGCCGGCCACCGTCGTGGCCCGTCCGTCGGCCAAGCCGCTGCCGCCGCCCCCGCCGCCCGCCGCCACCACGACCCGGGCTCCGGAGCCGCCGCGTCCGGCAGCCACTGAGCAGGCGAGCAGTGCTGGCGCGCCCGTTCCCCGCGTGATGGGTGCTGGCGCGAAGAAGAAGGTCGTGGTGAAGAAGTCCCGTTAG
- a CDS encoding bactofilin family protein, producing the protein MANTIIGSSIVIDGEISGDEDLVIQGTVKGKISLKESLYVEGSGVVEADIETQNVEIAGRVTGNIAASDKVELKTDCRVVGDIKAPRILIADGASFKGNVDMDMKER; encoded by the coding sequence ATGGCGAATACGATCATTGGCTCGAGCATCGTCATCGACGGGGAGATTTCCGGTGACGAGGACCTGGTCATCCAGGGCACCGTGAAGGGGAAGATCTCCCTCAAGGAGAGCCTCTACGTGGAGGGCTCGGGCGTCGTCGAGGCGGACATCGAGACGCAGAACGTGGAGATCGCCGGCCGCGTGACGGGCAACATCGCCGCCAGCGACAAGGTCGAGCTGAAGACGGACTGCCGCGTGGTGGGCGACATCAAGGCCCCGCGCATCCTCATCGCCGACGGTGCCTCCTTCAAGGGCAACGTCGACATGGACATGAAGGAGCGCTGA
- the bacN gene encoding bactofilin BacN: MAQGETGIIGKGIVIRGNLTGGGDLVIEGRVEGQIALKNHLTIEGTGKVQADIRAEELTINGEASGNIDASTRVAINASAKVAGDIKAPRVIIEDGAVFNGSIEMDVKLPDDI, encoded by the coding sequence ATGGCACAGGGTGAAACGGGCATCATTGGCAAGGGCATCGTCATCAGGGGCAACCTCACGGGCGGAGGGGACCTGGTCATCGAAGGGCGTGTGGAGGGGCAGATCGCCCTGAAGAACCACCTCACCATCGAAGGCACCGGCAAGGTGCAGGCGGACATCCGCGCCGAGGAACTGACCATCAACGGCGAGGCGAGCGGCAACATCGACGCCTCCACGCGCGTGGCCATCAACGCCTCGGCGAAGGTCGCGGGCGACATCAAGGCCCCGCGGGTCATCATCGAGGACGGCGCCGTGTTCAACGGCTCCATCGAGATGGACGTGAAGTTGCCGGACGACATCTAG
- a CDS encoding alpha/beta hydrolase → MARHDEGFFTGKDNTRLFWTLDLPDAAPRAHVAIVHGYGDHIGRYRPVIDALVQDGFAVHGFDYRGHGRADGRRAYAAKWTEFLDDLDGFWQRVRKAAGNEKIFLLAHSHGGLMAAHALAGRLEGLSGAILSAPYLKLAINPPAAKVLAARMVGSVVPWMKVPSGLAPEMLSTDPEIQKAVGADPLYVPFATPRWFVESTAAQAQTLSLAPKIQVPLFVLCGQEDGVALPAAARAFFEAAGTADKKFKEYPGMRHEPLNERDRATVFQDISGWISAHL, encoded by the coding sequence ATGGCCCGCCACGACGAAGGCTTCTTCACCGGGAAGGACAACACCCGGCTGTTCTGGACGCTGGACCTGCCGGACGCGGCCCCCCGCGCCCACGTCGCCATCGTCCACGGCTACGGCGACCACATCGGCCGCTACCGCCCCGTCATCGACGCGCTGGTCCAGGACGGCTTCGCCGTGCACGGCTTCGACTACCGGGGCCACGGCCGCGCGGACGGCCGGCGCGCCTACGCCGCGAAGTGGACCGAGTTCCTCGACGACCTGGACGGCTTCTGGCAGCGCGTGCGCAAGGCCGCGGGCAACGAGAAGATCTTCCTCCTGGCCCACAGCCACGGCGGCCTGATGGCCGCGCACGCCCTGGCCGGGCGGCTGGAGGGCCTCTCCGGCGCCATCCTCTCCGCGCCCTACCTCAAGCTGGCCATCAACCCGCCGGCCGCGAAGGTGCTCGCCGCGCGCATGGTGGGCTCCGTGGTGCCGTGGATGAAGGTCCCCTCCGGCCTGGCCCCGGAGATGCTCAGCACCGACCCGGAGATCCAGAAAGCAGTCGGGGCGGACCCGCTGTACGTGCCCTTCGCCACGCCCCGCTGGTTCGTGGAGTCCACGGCCGCCCAGGCGCAGACGCTCTCTCTGGCGCCGAAGATTCAAGTGCCGCTGTTCGTGCTGTGCGGCCAGGAGGACGGGGTGGCGCTGCCGGCGGCGGCGCGGGCGTTCTTCGAGGCGGCGGGGACGGCGGACAAGAAGTTCAAGGAGTACCCCGGCATGCGGCACGAGCCGCTCAACGAGCGGGACCGCGCGACGGTGTTCCAGGACATCTCCGGCTGGATCTCCGCGCATCTCTGA